GTGGTTGGATTACAAGCAACCAAATAGAAGCTGCCAGAATAGCGATCAACAGATACGTTAAAAGAGGAGGAAAGGTTTGGATAAAAATCTTCCCAGATAAGCCTGTAACAGAAAAGCCAGCAGAAACACGTATGGGTTCTGGTAAAGGTTCACCAGAATACTGGGTAGCTGTTGTAAAACCAGGTAGAGTTTTATTTGAAATCTCTGGTGTAAGTGAAACAGTTGCAAGAGAAGCTATGAGACTTGCTTCACACAAACTACCAGTTAAAACTAAGTTTGTAACAAGAAGAGATTTTGAAGAAATGGGTGGTGAAGTAAATGAAGGCTAGAGAATTACAAGAATTAAGAAAAAGCAGCCCACAAGAGTTACAATCAAAGTTAAATGATCTAAAAGCGGAATTATTCAATTTAAGATTTCAATTAGCTACAGGTCAGTTAGAAAACCCAATGAGAATTAGAGAAGTGAAAAAATCAATAGCTCAAATTAAAACTATCTTAAGAGAAGAAGAGATAAGAGCATATCAACAGTAAAACTGAAGGGAGGTAAATCCTGTGGAAAGATCAAATAGAAAGACAAGAATCGGTAGAGTAGTTTCAAATAAAATGGATAAGACAATCGTAGTTGCAGTAGAAACAAAGGTTCGTCATCCATTATATGGTAAAATTATGAACAGAACTACTAAGTTCAAAGCTCATGATGAAAATAATACAGCTAATATAAATGATAGAGTATTAATAATGGAAACAAGACCATTATCAAAACAAAAAAGATGGAGACTTGTTGAAATAGTAGAAAAAGCTAAATAGTTTGTAGCAAGAAGCCGAAAGGAGGGTATTTTACATGATTCAGCAACAAACAAGATTAAAGGTAGCAGATAATTCCGGAGCAAAGGAAATTATGTGTATAAGAGTTTTAGGTGGTTCCCACAGAAAATGGGGAAATATCGGAGATGTAATAGTTGCTAGTGTTAAAAGTGCAACACCAGGCGGTGTTGTTAAAAAAGGTGAAGTTGTAAAGGCTGTTATAGTAAGATCAGTTAAAGGATTAAGAAGAGCAGATGGTTCTTACATAAAATTTGATGAAAATGCAGCAGTTATAATAAAAGATGATAAGAACCCAAAAGGAACTCGTATTTTTGGACCAGTTGCAAGGGAGCTAAGGGATAAAGAGTTCAATAAAATACTATCATTAGCACCTGAAGTTTTATAATAATACAAGGAGGTGGCTAAATAATGAGCAAAATACATGTAAGAAAAAAAGATACAGTTATTGTTATATCTGGTAAAGATAAAGGTAAAATTGGAGAAGTTTTATCTGCATTACCTAAAAAAGGTAAAGTAGTAGTTAAAGATGTAAATGTAGTAACTAAACACCAAAAACCAAATAGAGAAAATATGCAGGGTGGAATAATACATAAAGAAGCCCCAATATTTAGCTCAAAAGTAATGCTATATTGTAATAAATGCAAATCAGCTACTAGAATCAGTAATAAGATTTTAGAAGATGGAACAAAAGTAAGAGTATGCAAAAAGTGCGGAGAAACATTTTAATTCTTGAAAGGAGGTATAAAGGATGATGCCAAGATTACAAGAAAAGTATGAAAAAGAAGTTGTATCAGCTTTAATGGATAAGTTCGGATATAAAAATATAATGGAAGTACCAAAACTTGAAAAAATAGTTATCAATATGGGTGTTGGTGAAGCTAAAGAGAATCAAAAAGCTCTTGAAGCAGCAGTAGAAGATTTAGCTAAAATAACTGGTCAAAAACCAATATTAACTAAAGCTAAAAAATCAGTAGCTAACTTTAAAATAAGAGAAAATATGCCACTAGGATGCAAAGTTACATTAAGAAAGCAAAACATGTATGAATTTGCAGATAAATTAATAAATGTAGCTTTACCTAGAGTTAGAGATTTCAGCGGAGTTTCAAGCAAATCATTTGATGGAAGAGGAAACTATGCTATAGGAATAAAAGAACAATTAATATTCCCAGAAATAGAATATGATAAGATTGATAAAATTAGAGGTATGGATATAATTTTTGTAACAACTGCAAAGACTGACGAGGAAGCAAGAGAGTTATTAAGATTCCTTGGAATGCCATTTGTTCGTTAATAAGGAGGGAAATCTATGGCACGTAAAGCTTTAATAGAAAAGTGGAATAAAACACCAAAATACTCAAGTAGAGCTTATACAAGATGCAGAATTTGTGGAAGACCACATTCAGTATTGAAAAAATACGGTATCTGTCGTATATGTTTTAGAGAGCTTGCTTATAAGGGTGAAATCCCTGGATGCAAAAAAGCCAGCTGGTAATATTCGAAAAGCGAAAGGAGGCAAAATAAATGGTAATGTCTGATCCAATAGCAGATTTATTAACACGTATAAGAAACGCAAATATAGTTAGACATGAAGTAGTAGAAGTTCCTTCATCTAACATAAAAAAAGCCATAGCAAATATAATGCTTACAGAAGGTTATATAAGAGATTTAGAAGAATACAGAGATGGTTCTGTAGATATGCTAAGAATCACAATGAAATACGGACAAAACAAAGAAAGAATAATAACTGGTCTTAAAAGAATATCAAAACCAGGTCTAAGAGTTTATTGTAGAAAAGATGAAACTCCTAAAGTTTTAAACGGTCTAGGAGTAGCTGTAGTTTCTACTTCTAAAGGAATTGTTACAGATAGAGAAGCAAGAAAATTAGGCGTTGGCGGAGAAGTACTTTGCTACATATGGTAATTGGAGAATAGGAGGTGCAATAAATGTCAAGAGTAGGAAAACTTCCAGTAGCTATCCCTAATGGAGTAACTGTTACAGTAACACCAGATAACGTTGTTACTGTAAAAGGACCAAAGGGAGAGTTAGTAAAAGCTATGAACAAAAAAGTAAACATAGCTGTAGAAGATAATTCAGTAGTTGTAACTAGAGACAATGATCATAAAGATGTAAGAGCTCTTCATGGATTAACAAGAGCTTTAATAAACAACATGGTAACAGGAGTTAATGAAGGATACGTTAAAACATTAGAACTAGTAGGTGTTGGTTATAGAGCACAATTACAAGGAAAGAAATTAGTACTTAGCCTTGGATTCTCACATCCAGTTGAAATGGAAGCAGTTTCAGGAGTGGATTTTGAAGTTGAAGGTGGAACCAAGGTAAAAGTTAAAGGTATAGATAAAGAATTAGTAGGTGCTGTAGCAGCAGACATAAGAAAATGGAGAAAACCTGAACCTTACAAAGGAAAAGGAATTAAA
Above is a window of Clostridium sporogenes DNA encoding:
- the rplP gene encoding 50S ribosomal protein L16, with amino-acid sequence MLMPKRVKRRKVQRGRMKGKATRGNFIAYGDFGIQATECGWITSNQIEAARIAINRYVKRGGKVWIKIFPDKPVTEKPAETRMGSGKGSPEYWVAVVKPGRVLFEISGVSETVAREAMRLASHKLPVKTKFVTRRDFEEMGGEVNEG
- the rpmC gene encoding 50S ribosomal protein L29 produces the protein MKARELQELRKSSPQELQSKLNDLKAELFNLRFQLATGQLENPMRIREVKKSIAQIKTILREEEIRAYQQ
- the rpsQ gene encoding 30S ribosomal protein S17, producing MERSNRKTRIGRVVSNKMDKTIVVAVETKVRHPLYGKIMNRTTKFKAHDENNTANINDRVLIMETRPLSKQKRWRLVEIVEKAK
- the rplN gene encoding 50S ribosomal protein L14, which produces MIQQQTRLKVADNSGAKEIMCIRVLGGSHRKWGNIGDVIVASVKSATPGGVVKKGEVVKAVIVRSVKGLRRADGSYIKFDENAAVIIKDDKNPKGTRIFGPVARELRDKEFNKILSLAPEVL
- the rplX gene encoding 50S ribosomal protein L24, with amino-acid sequence MSKIHVRKKDTVIVISGKDKGKIGEVLSALPKKGKVVVKDVNVVTKHQKPNRENMQGGIIHKEAPIFSSKVMLYCNKCKSATRISNKILEDGTKVRVCKKCGETF
- the rplE gene encoding 50S ribosomal protein L5, which produces MMPRLQEKYEKEVVSALMDKFGYKNIMEVPKLEKIVINMGVGEAKENQKALEAAVEDLAKITGQKPILTKAKKSVANFKIRENMPLGCKVTLRKQNMYEFADKLINVALPRVRDFSGVSSKSFDGRGNYAIGIKEQLIFPEIEYDKIDKIRGMDIIFVTTAKTDEEARELLRFLGMPFVR
- a CDS encoding type Z 30S ribosomal protein S14 codes for the protein MARKALIEKWNKTPKYSSRAYTRCRICGRPHSVLKKYGICRICFRELAYKGEIPGCKKASW
- the rpsH gene encoding 30S ribosomal protein S8, with the translated sequence MVMSDPIADLLTRIRNANIVRHEVVEVPSSNIKKAIANIMLTEGYIRDLEEYRDGSVDMLRITMKYGQNKERIITGLKRISKPGLRVYCRKDETPKVLNGLGVAVVSTSKGIVTDREARKLGVGGEVLCYIW
- the rplF gene encoding 50S ribosomal protein L6, whose product is MSRVGKLPVAIPNGVTVTVTPDNVVTVKGPKGELVKAMNKKVNIAVEDNSVVVTRDNDHKDVRALHGLTRALINNMVTGVNEGYVKTLELVGVGYRAQLQGKKLVLSLGFSHPVEMEAVSGVDFEVEGGTKVKVKGIDKELVGAVAADIRKWRKPEPYKGKGIKYENEVIRRKEGKTGKK